One part of the Bacteroidia bacterium genome encodes these proteins:
- a CDS encoding DUF1800 domain-containing protein, protein MDRRSFLGLRQEKDVSKALLPKQIHSGLSPYAGPWTKVQASHLLRRSLFGPKASEINWSVSAGLEASLDALFADQAPPEPPLNFYDTADPVVPLGNTWIDAPYVDGSRNSRRRISLLAWSMGLRIHQNISIREKMCLFWHNHFAIQSSDVVDSRFLYKYCNLIREQALGNFQTLTERITVDPSMLHYLNGNSNFRQSDDGGQTYRASNENYGRELLELFTIGKGDDGTEVYYTEDDVRAAARVLTGWIHRGRLSNRFPVTVEFRSNRHDPTPKQFSSHFNNQVISDNGANEYKDLISMIFNQLETARFICRKLYRWFVYYEIDEDVESQVINPMAALLRFNNYDIKPCLRALLASEHFYDAVNRGCIIKNPLEFTVGIHRQFDIEFPKYPNILPQYLHWYRLHTETTNQLLEYLNPPDVAGWPAYYQLPRYHAYWISSVTLPARQNTVSLYNKDQGYKSSGFQTLIQPLTLLDAVSDPLDPNTLISEWAELLFPQALDQSQLDFLKEVLIPGLPDYEWTLEYGLFLEDPFDQVLKASILSKLRALLDTMMSLAEFHLC, encoded by the coding sequence ATGGATAGAAGATCTTTCCTGGGTTTAAGACAGGAAAAAGATGTGTCTAAAGCTCTCTTGCCCAAACAGATACATTCCGGACTTTCTCCTTATGCGGGTCCATGGACTAAGGTTCAGGCCTCTCACCTTCTCCGAAGAAGTTTATTTGGTCCGAAAGCAAGTGAAATCAACTGGTCCGTCAGCGCGGGATTAGAGGCTAGCCTGGATGCACTTTTTGCAGATCAAGCGCCGCCAGAACCTCCACTCAATTTTTATGATACCGCAGATCCGGTGGTTCCCCTTGGAAACACCTGGATAGATGCCCCTTATGTGGACGGTAGCCGAAATAGCAGGAGGAGAATATCCCTCTTAGCCTGGAGCATGGGACTGAGAATTCATCAAAATATTTCTATCCGGGAAAAGATGTGTCTTTTCTGGCATAACCATTTTGCTATCCAGAGTTCGGATGTAGTTGATTCCCGATTCCTGTATAAGTATTGCAATCTGATACGAGAACAGGCCCTCGGCAACTTTCAAACCCTCACAGAAAGAATCACGGTTGACCCTTCCATGCTTCATTACCTAAATGGGAATAGCAATTTTCGACAATCAGATGATGGAGGCCAAACCTATAGAGCTTCCAATGAAAATTATGGACGGGAACTCTTGGAACTTTTTACCATTGGAAAAGGAGACGATGGAACTGAAGTTTACTATACAGAAGATGATGTCAGAGCGGCAGCTCGAGTGCTTACGGGTTGGATTCATCGGGGACGCCTTTCCAATCGCTTTCCCGTGACGGTAGAATTCCGCAGCAACCGACATGATCCGACCCCCAAACAATTCTCTTCTCATTTCAACAATCAAGTCATAAGCGATAATGGAGCCAATGAGTACAAAGATCTGATCTCGATGATATTCAATCAATTGGAGACGGCTCGATTTATTTGTAGAAAGCTTTATCGCTGGTTTGTCTATTATGAAATTGATGAAGATGTCGAAAGTCAGGTGATCAATCCTATGGCGGCTCTGCTCAGGTTCAACAATTATGATATCAAACCTTGTTTAAGAGCATTGCTTGCCAGCGAACATTTTTATGATGCGGTAAATAGAGGCTGTATTATCAAAAATCCACTCGAATTCACCGTAGGAATTCATCGGCAATTTGATATAGAGTTTCCAAAGTATCCCAATATTCTCCCGCAATATCTGCATTGGTACCGCTTACATACGGAAACCACAAACCAATTGCTCGAATATTTAAATCCTCCGGACGTAGCGGGCTGGCCGGCTTATTATCAGTTGCCGAGATACCATGCCTACTGGATCAGCTCAGTTACCCTTCCGGCCAGGCAAAATACGGTAAGTCTCTACAATAAAGATCAGGGCTATAAAAGCAGTGGATTCCAGACCCTTATACAACCTCTCACATTACTCGATGCTGTGAGTGATCCACTGGATCCTAATACCCTGATTTCCGAATGGGCAGAATTGCTATTTCCGCAAGCCCTGGATCAAAGTCAGTTGGACTTTTTAAAGGAAGTACTCATTCCCGGTTTGCCTGATTATGAGTGGACCCTTGAATATGGATTATTTCTCGAAGATCCTTTCGATCAGGTTCTGAAAGCATCTATTCTCAGCAAATTGCGAGCCTTATTGGATACCATGATGAGTCTGGCGGAATTCCATTTATGCTAA
- a CDS encoding DUF1501 domain-containing protein: MKRRNFLKNTAAATTLPIMLGGLPVHAINRNPLLDILYKNAMMTDRVLVLIQLNGGNDGLNTVVPLNEYGNLSLVRPQVILPELSILRLNTDTGLHPALTGFKQLYDSSKLTVLQNVGYDNPNFSHFRSTDIWLTGSPSNEVYSTGWLGRYLDMDHGGYPANYPNDDFPDPLAITVGSIVSNTCQGLGSNFGMAIRSLDEFNQLQTGGTGGTPNNRYGIELDFIRQSMLQTNQYLGSIQDAASAGNNLSQLYPQSGNRLADQLRIVAQLISGGLRTPFYVVNLGGFDTHIQQVNSSDHLAGRHADLMFDLNEAVTAFQDDLELMGIQDRVLGMTFSEFGRRIRGNDSYGTDHGAAAPMMLFGSQVNGQIIGQNPIIDPAVDETASIPADIDFRSVYGSVLMDWFCVDENDIKTLLYNDFQRINILPPDLSCDSATSVKDLLNPDLLSQNYPNPFQSSTRIPFSSEGGDLRIDIFNTSGVMIKTLTNRFFAPGEYQITFDAEGLAAGVYYYRLRHNNSYATRSMILTR, from the coding sequence ATGAAAAGAAGAAACTTTCTGAAAAATACAGCAGCGGCTACCACCTTGCCTATTATGCTGGGAGGGCTTCCTGTACACGCGATCAATCGAAATCCTCTCCTGGATATCCTGTATAAAAATGCCATGATGACGGATCGGGTCCTGGTCCTGATTCAATTAAATGGAGGAAATGACGGATTAAATACGGTTGTTCCTCTCAATGAATATGGCAATTTGAGTCTGGTCAGGCCTCAGGTAATTCTGCCCGAATTAAGTATTCTGAGATTGAATACAGATACGGGATTACACCCTGCGCTGACTGGCTTCAAACAACTTTATGATAGCAGCAAATTGACGGTTTTGCAGAATGTAGGATATGATAATCCTAATTTTTCTCACTTCCGATCAACAGATATATGGCTTACTGGCTCTCCTTCTAATGAAGTTTATTCCACTGGATGGTTGGGACGATATCTCGATATGGACCATGGAGGATATCCCGCAAATTATCCCAATGATGATTTTCCCGATCCATTGGCCATAACCGTGGGGTCTATTGTTTCCAATACCTGTCAGGGACTGGGCAGCAATTTCGGAATGGCTATTCGCAGCCTGGATGAATTTAACCAGTTGCAGACGGGAGGAACAGGGGGAACACCCAATAATCGATATGGTATTGAACTGGATTTCATCCGACAAAGCATGCTGCAAACCAATCAATATCTGGGAAGTATACAGGATGCAGCAAGTGCCGGTAATAATCTCTCCCAACTTTATCCCCAAAGTGGCAATCGCCTGGCTGATCAACTCCGCATAGTCGCTCAGTTGATTTCGGGAGGCCTACGCACTCCTTTCTATGTTGTAAATCTGGGAGGTTTTGATACGCATATCCAACAGGTAAACTCCAGTGATCATCTTGCTGGTCGACATGCAGATTTGATGTTTGATTTGAATGAGGCAGTTACAGCATTTCAGGATGATTTGGAGCTGATGGGGATACAGGATAGAGTTCTCGGGATGACTTTCTCAGAGTTTGGAAGAAGGATCAGAGGAAATGACAGTTATGGAACAGATCACGGTGCGGCTGCGCCTATGATGCTTTTTGGAAGTCAGGTAAATGGTCAGATTATTGGCCAAAACCCTATCATCGACCCGGCGGTAGATGAGACCGCCAGTATTCCGGCTGATATTGATTTCCGATCTGTATATGGTTCCGTTCTGATGGATTGGTTTTGTGTGGATGAAAATGACATAAAAACCCTGCTATACAATGATTTCCAACGCATCAACATCCTTCCTCCGGACCTCAGCTGTGATTCAGCAACCAGTGTTAAGGATCTATTGAATCCGGACTTATTGAGTCAAAATTACCCCAATCCATTCCAAAGCAGTACTCGAATTCCTTTTAGTAGTGAAGGTGGGGATTTACGGATTGATATTTTCAATACCAGTGGAGTAATGATTAAAACCCTCACGAATCGATTCTTTGCGCCCGGAGAATACCAAATCACCTTTGATGCGGAAGGCCTGGCTGCAGGCGTCTATTATTATCGTTTGAGGCATAACAATAGTTATGCTACGCGGAGTATGATCCTCACTCGATAA